Genomic DNA from Vanrija pseudolonga chromosome 3, complete sequence:
CCAGTGCGAGGACGACATCAAGGACCGCTCCAAGGCCGAGTCGATGGCcggccaggccgaggactCGAAGGCTCCTTCTGCGGGTGCCAAGTCGCTCTGCCTTCCCTTTGACCAGAAGCGTTTCGGTGACTTCCCCGATGGAGAGAACCAGAAGTGCATCCAGTGTGACAAGAAGGCTAAGCGATGGGCGTTGTTCGGCCGCTCGTACTAAGCGGTGTGGCCGGGTTGAGGTGATTTGTACAGGCATGCATGGGTTGAGTAggcacgccgaggacgccgagcggagcgaggcgggcgaggtgtgcGGGGTCAGAGAGTGGGGGAGCTAGAAAAGCACAGCACAGCGAGACAGCGGTTAGTCGCGTTTACCAAGAAGTGGTAGGAGGGAGAGCCGTCAACACCACGAGAGTCGTCGGCACCTCCAACACCTACATCCCTCCCCAGTCTCCCCCCCAAAAtctcaccccaccccacagaGCCATAGTATACGTGCATCCTATCACAACTTTGCGCGCAGCCTCTGGGCCATGGCGCATCTGCCTCTGTCTCTGTGTGCCGGCGAAGCCGGTTTCGCTTGCCTCCTAGAGCTGGCCAATACGCTGCGTGACGCGCTCCTTGAACGTTGAGTCTGGGGGGGGGGTGAGCGGCGTTCGACacatcgtcgccgcctgcggcggcgccgacactcACAAGCGTTGAGCAGCGTCTGCTCGTTGATGACAATGTCGGTCGTGTCGGGTTTGGGGCGCGACACGCGGGACGCgatggccgcggcgtcggttTCGAGGATGATGCTGGGGGAGGTGTcagcgctgcgccgagcggagcgaggcgcgtAGGTggggcgcagcggcgcggagTGTGCAGTGCAGGCCACGACgcccgcgcaccgcgccgcgccgtggaGCGCACGCGACTCACCCATCGTCGACCGTCTCGTCCGCAGCAAGGAGCACGAGATCAAGCGACTCGAGCACGTTGCGCTTCTCGATCTGCCCGCGGAGCAAGAGGCTCACGGCGTCGTGGAACGCCGTCAGCGCGCCCTGCAGCATGAGCTCGTTGGacgtggcgagcgagccgacaATGTGGAAGTGCAggtcggtggtggcgcgggACAGGACGAGGTGCGGCGGGAGGGGGTGGATGTCGCCTGCGTGGGACAACACATTGTGCGGAGGTTCGGGAGGGCACATTGCGCGGCGGTGGTTGAAAGGGAAGAGCGGCAGCGTCAGCATAACGAAGAGCAACTAagcctcgcggccgcgctgcgcgcgcccacTCGGCGACTCACCAGCCCCCCGCCGCGTCTTCTCCCACACGCTCTTCTCAAACGCGCGCTGCTCCTTGAGCGTCTGCAAGCCAGCCTGCCCgggcccgccggcgccaacgcccagctcggcggcaaacgtgccggccgtgtcgtgcggcggcgcatAGTACTTTGCCAAGACGCGGTTGCCGtccgcgtcgaggatgagcaGCGCCGTGACGGTGTAGAGGGAGAGGTTGGCCtgcagtagcagcagcagtagcagccgagcgtcagcgaggctGCGGGTTTCTGCAGCTGCGAGGGTTGGACGCACCATTTTGACGGAAGGCCGGTGACGCGAGGTTGATGGATGAAAGACGGTTGACGCCGAGTTGGTTGTTGCTCCTGTGGATGACCGCCGCGACAACCGCGACATTCAGTTCCACCTCAACGTGGCATTTCaggcacggcggcggcacactGGCTAACGAGCTTGACCACTGCACCACCCAATGCAACACACCACGGCCATGAACACACCATACATATACAAGCATCTCATGTACAACTCGCACGCCATGTATGCAGTGCGTATGCGGTCTAGTAGTGACAACGGGTGGGCTGTCGAGGCAGCCACTAGGTATTCGGCGCGGGATCTTGGTATTATCAACCGCGGGCGGCCACACTACTCCTCATCGACATCCGGCGCCAtactcgcctcgccgccgccgccgaccacACCCTCCAGTCCAAGCGAGTTTACTGGCGGGTGACGACCGAGAAACCCATTGTAGtcgggcgacgagtcgaggccgagggccgaGCCGAGACGAGCCTGCATCTGTTCTGGCGTCTcgcggcccttgcccttgccagCCACAAccggctcgccgtcggcgccggggttGGCCACAGGAgcggcgaggatgcggaTCGGCTCGCCGACAACAACCGAGTGGCCTGGCAACAAGGTCATGACAACAGAGCCgaccgtcgacgacacgacaccAGTGATCCGCCTTGAGATCCAGTTGAAGCGCTTGGCAAACGGCACAAACGTGTCGACAACATCGCGAACGTCCACAACGTCGCGGACGTGCGTCGCCTTGCCGACTTCGTTGAACTCGACAATCGTAGAGATGGGGAGGTCCCAGTGAAGCAAGTAGTCAAACTCGCGCACaatcgacgcgccgagcgacttGAGGAACGAGCGTGGTGGAGGGTCCATCGAGGACAGGGACTCTGCAGAAACCGAAGGAGTAAGGGACTGTGTTGGCTTGCGAACAATCGAAGGGAAGAGGGTGAGTGAGACAACACTGTGGAGTGTTAGTGGGTCGTCGTTACCGTTACcttcgccaccaccaccactacgaCGTACTGGTCAATCAACGCAACATGGTAGCCCTCTGTTGCAAGTTAGCTCGGCACTAGACTTCCAAAACCCACCGTAACACTCCATGCAACCGATATCCCGGCATTCCGCCGAGACATCCCACAGCTTCCACCATCCGTTGCCGCGCGAGTCACGCTGAACAAGGGCGCCTTCGACACTAGGGCCTCCGCTTGATTCCAGCCACTCGTCGAGTGGGTCGACGACTCGCTTCGTCTCCGTCACCTCGGCAGTGGCAACTTCGTCCGATCCAAGTAGCGCGCCACGAACGCGCGAGGTCAGGCCACGAGCGTGCAACAGAATCGACGACGGCGTAATGGACGGCAGGTAGACACGCGAAAGCAGTTGCAGGAGCGCAAAGTGCGTGAGCACAGACTGGCGGTTGGACAGCCGGACAAGCGGGTGGTCGTACACTGGTGGGGGTGATGAGCACAGACTTCCAAACCTTTGCTTCCCCCACGTCCCTCGCTCGAGGACACTCTCAGGACTCACCGCAATCGTCCTCGAACCACTGCTCGACCACCCGCCTAAcctccttgccctgctcGGACCACTCGGGCGagtcctcggccgccggGTCCTCGCACCCGCGGTACAGGACGCGGTGAATGTCGATGAGAGCCTCCATCGGCTCGtgtgcggcgccgacccaGGGCTCCATGGCCCATTCCGACGACTCTTCGCTCTCGGCAGGGTAGTCTGCcgaagcgccgccgccgccgccgcccggcgccgacgccactggggcccggtggtggtggaagtgGGATATTTGCTTTGGTGGCGTCAATGGCTCGGCAgtcgcggcgtggtggttgtggtatgcgtgcagcgcgtggcggagcgcggcgagcgacgagaaCGAGCCCTGGTACGGTGTGCTGCGGCCCGACTGGcccggcgacgagacggtgCGCGACTGGTGGCGCGAGTGCATTGACAACGTCTCCCCCGGTGCGTGGCCAGCTGTTGATCCGCCGGGAGAGTATGCGGACCGGTCTGGAATGTAGAACCTGGGCTGGTTTCGGGAGAGGGTTGGGTGTGGGAGGTCGTATTCTGTTGAGGAGAGGGTGAAGTACGACATGGTGTCGGAGGGGGGGTAGGGGGGTGTAGGGGGGTTGGAGAGGGATGgacagagagagagggagggagggaggtgttgttgttgtcaaAGGAGAGTTGGAGTTGGGAGTGAGATGGAGCAAGATGTAGTAGTAGTGAGCGCGTCGCTGTTGGGTTCGCTTAACGGGGGCTGGTCGAAGTGCCGTGGCGCGGTGCCGTGGGGGGATATGTGTTAGGTGGGGGCCAAAATTCAGACTACTACGACTAGGGGGCTAATGGGTGGCAAGTTGTTTGTTTGTCGGTTGGGGCAGAGTCAAACGCGGGGCCGGGCAACGTCGAGCGTGCGTGCGAGATGCAATGGATGTGtgacaagaagaagaagaagcagtaGGAGAAGCGATGCTTGCCTGTTCGGAAGAGGACTCGACGTACACAGCCAACAAGAAGGCGAGGATGAGCCAAGAAACAGGCAGCGGGtcgggtgggtggcggcAACTGCTGTATCCCACTTCTCTCGGCAggcgggctgctggctgcccttgctgctgctgcttcacGACGCATTCTGTAATTAACCGCAGGGCCAGTCGCCAAGCAACGTTCCAGTGCGGCGGCAAAGTGCCTATGGAGACTCTCTCTGTGTTGGCCGCATGACCGCATGCATCAACACCGTCTCCAGCGGAGTGACCATGTCTCACTTGCTCTGCAACTCCTGCCTGGGCCAGAGCACTCTCCATTCCACtgggtcggcctcgtccccaCTTGTTCCAGCTTTTAGTCTGCTTGAATGGCGCAAACACTGATGTCATCATCAGAACAGAACAATGCAGGCCCAATCGAGAATATTGAGTGCGTAGTGGCGCCAGCCAGTGCGACTCGggccaccaccccaccacccccacgcaCTAGCCCAcgcaggccggcggcggctccgCTACTTACCCCCGGCATCTTGATTGTGCCTCTTCGGCTgccgcgggctcggcgccgacgccgtaaCATGCAGTAAGTCGACTGTGTGTCAGTCACCCTTGCAAGACGATGCGGGTGAGACTCGTGCTGTTGACCATATCCAGCTTGGTTGAGGTTGGAGCGACAGCCAACGCCAAACGCCTTCATGGGGCGCGCGACGAACGGACGACGCGTGCGGGCCATGGCGCGGCACACTCTGCGGTCGGGTCGAACGGACATACCGCGGGCGAGACACACGCCGCCAtggcccagccagccccgccTGCCCCGATGGAAGGAAACATGCATATGCCAGACACCTAATACCTGCTACAGCTTGAGACGCTTCGAGTCGGTCGTGttcgcctcgcggcgcttgcgcttggcctcctcctgctcgcccttgccAACGACCGTGACGCCCTTGCCCGACTTGACGAGGCTCTTCATCGCCTCGTCCTTTTGCTCGCGCACGCTCTGGCGCTTCTTGCCGTACAGGCcggccgtggcgccgaggcgggcagtctgcgccttcttcgcgcggcgcgccttggcgcgagcggcgtgcgcctcctcgggcgtctgctcgctgcgcgcaGTGAGCTCCGACGCCTTGGGCCCGCCAAACAGCTCCTGTGGCGCCAgcattgtcgtcgccgcctggcTCGACGGCAGGGCAGTCTCgaggctcgtcgtcgcaaTGTTGTCAATCGTCGTGATCTGCGCCTTGGGTGCCTTGGGCACAAAGTTGAGCGAgctgagcgcgtcgagcttgtaGCACACTTCGTTCCACAGGCGGTCAATCTCGTCGTGCTCCTTGCGCAGCTTCTCGTCGCGTGGGTCGGcagccttgccgccggcagcggcagcctggTACTCGTTCTCGTAGATCTGCGCGAGCGACTGAGTCGACTTGGTGTCCTGCAGGTCGAAGAAGCGCGAGGGGAGGAAAGGTGTGGGCTCGAAAGCGCGGACGCGGACAGGAGAGTCAAAGTTGTTCTGTTGGGTCAGCAGGTAGTCTCACAGCGGAGGCGGGCACCTACATCCAAGATGCGCTTCTTGATAAGCTCCTCGAGGGAGGCAACAGTGTCCTCAGTGATAACAGGCACGACCTTCTGCACCTGCTCAAAgtcgaggtgctcctcgagcagcgagtTTTCTGGTCGTGCACGGCTGCTCGCCTCACCCAGCAGCGTCCAGTCCTTGGGGCCGATGGCTTCCTGTTCAAGCTCGGCAatctgcgccgcgagctctCGTTGCCTTCGCTCGTGTGTTGAGAGGGCTGCGGGTTAGCTGGTTCAACACACCGCCGACTTCAGCCAACTCACTCTgctcgctctcctcctcgtcctcgctgtcctcgaACAGGTCGCTCTTGACGCGGCTCATCGTCTCGCGGGtctcgtcgacaagctcgtcctcatcatcatcctcctcgtccatctcctcggcgaAGCGTGCCGACTTGCCCTTCTTTGTCGTCTTCTTGACATGGCCCTTCGCAGGCGCCTCTGCCCGTTTTGGTGGCTCAAAGAAGTCGGAGTACATGAGAGCTGGtggcgtcagcggtgccAGACAGCGTGCCACTCACGagcatcctcgtcgccctccacGAGGAACATGGCGCCAatgtcgtccagctcggcctcctcctcgtcgtcgccgccaaggtgGCCGCCAGTGACGTGGGtcgcctcctgctcctcggtcAAGCGGTTGAAGTCGTCGATGGAGaagaactcgtcgtcgagggttGCGTGCTTGGACTTCTTTCGTGGCTTGGAGGGGCCAGCGGcgaagccgtcgtcgtccgagccgtccatgtcgacgtcggggttgaggtccgagtcggcggcgtcggagccgtcctcctcgtcctcctcctcgtcttcatcatcctcatcctcaccctcctccatgtcctcgtcctcgcttCCGAGACTCAGgccctcgtcatcctcatcTCCAAACTCCagcgactcgtcgtcgtccagctcctcgtcgtcctcggagCCTTCCTCGGAgtcctcttcctcatcctcgtcatcctcacTCGCgctctccccctcctcatACCCCTCATCTGCCATCATCTGCTTCCACTCCTCGACAGTCATCTCCTCctggctgtcgtcgtcctcgagctcgctctcgtcgtcgtcatcctcggcgtcctcgtcctcctggtcgcccgagccgacctcCTTGGCGATCTTGCAGATACCGTCGGcacgcagctcgagctgcgcccACACCTGCTCATGGTCCATCCCGTCGGTCGTGAGCACCGACAGAGGCGTGTACGgcaggagctcggcggggtcggccggcgcgtcctcggcctcctcctgcgCGCCCTGCTTGGAGCGCAGCGAGATGGAGGGAGGCTGCAGGATCGACACAAGGAAGGGGTGAAGGTGGGGGTGAGACTTGGGCTCGAGCGAGAGGGCTGAGGTGTGAGCTTTGTCGCTGGAGCCACCAACAAGCAGCGCACTCACCCAGGTCGAAGATGCCCTTGGTGGCATCGAGCGCCGAGTTGGCCAGCTCGCTGTCCCCGCCCACGGCGAGGAAGTGCTCGCGGCTCTCGAGTAGCTTCTCTAGCCTGTCGAGGCTGTCGGGGATTGGCCCTGGTGAGCCCTGCGTGTCGGTCGGCATGGCGCGGTGCAGTGGTGTTGTTGAGACGAGTGAACGTAGTGGAGGTGTCTTTGGAATTTTGAAGTGGACCACAGTGAGCGATGGTTGAGTTCAGGGTCGCACGGGAGCAGATTGTGGCGTAAGCTTATACACGACGAAATCCTGCCGCAAATATCCAAATGCTTCATTAGTATCTTCGCTAGTATATCGGTTAGTATAACCGCCTCTCATTAGAGAGTTTCTTAATCGCGGTAGAGCAGGGTTCGACTCCCTGGCGGAGAAATTATCTTTTGTCTTTTTGTAGGCCACCTTGTGCTGCCCATTGACGTCAGCAAAAGTCATCGCGGCCAAGACCCGCTCCTATCAACACACTTTCAGCTCCACTCTTGCTCTTCTTCAACCACAATGTCGGACGCGTGCGAGACGGGCGCCTGCCCCCCAGAACCACAGTACCCGCCACCAGCGTCGACTggcccacgcccgcccaaCGCGCAGCCCGTCCTCCCGCCAGGCATGAGCACTCCCCAGCGTAACCTCCCACCAGGGGAAGACACGCTGCGCgagccccgcgcgcgcgttgtCCAGTGCGTCGCGCCCCCTCCGCTTGGTGTGCGGCCCGAGGACAGGGGCACCATCCTCCCGCCAGTGGCGAACAAGCCGCATGTGCTCATCGCGTACTGCGACCGGTGTCGATGGTGAGTGGGAAGAGAGTGTGCGCAGGGGCTGTCGCTGACCTGCGGACAGGTCGCctcgcgcgagctggaccCAGACCGAGCTCTTCCTCACCTTCCCCCCGCCGCTAATCGGCTCCATCACGCTGCAGCCGCTCAACACGCCCGAGACGGGCGGCCAGTTCCGCGTCTGGATCGACATGGGCGTGAATCGGTGGCAGCTGGTGTGGGACCGCAAGGTGGGTGCATGGTGCTATAGAGCTACAGGGCGGGGCTAATGTACAGACCGAGGGTGGCTTCCCCGAGCTCAAGGTGCTCAAGCAGCGCATTCGCAACATTGTTCAGCCCGACATGGGGCTCGGACACTCGGACGtgaagggcaaggcggccgCCGAAGGGGAGGACagcaaggccgaggctggAGGCAAGGCCGAGTGAACGGCCTGACGGCACTATGCGAACCCCGCCGTCTCGTCCAGGATGGAGCGGAAGCGCGCGGGCTCGAACGCGGGGAACGGCTTTGTCTCGGGGttggcgagcaggcgctTGAGCCCGTCGAGCAGATGACTGTCGTCATTAGCTAGCTGTACTGCTGTTGTTATGCACGCACTCGACCGACGCGACGGTCAGGTAGTCGCCTGCGCGCAGCGCATCCGCCAGCTCTTGCTGGTGGTTGTCCATCAGCGCAGTGTTgggcacgacgagcagcggccGAGGCAGGCGGAGGACCTGGAGGATGGAGCCGGCGCCTGGTCGTCAGCGAGGGTGCCAGGTCTAGCTAGTCCACGACCCACCGGCATGAGAGACGACCGCGTCGGAcgcagcgagcaggcgcgccatgtgcgccgcgtcgacagTGTACCGGAGCACCGTGACCCCCAGCGCGCCGTGAGCCCACTcgc
This window encodes:
- the MPP10 gene encoding U3 small nucleolar RNA-associated protein MPP10 codes for the protein MPTDTQGSPGPIPDSLDRLEKLLESREHFLAVGGDSELANSALDATKGIFDLALSLEPKSHPHLHPFLVSILQPPSISLRSKQGAQEEAEDAPADPAELLPYTPLSVLTTDGMDHEQVWAQLELRADGICKIAKEVGSGDQEDEDAEDDDDESELEDDDSQEEMTVEEWKQMMADEGYEEGESASEDDEDEEEDSEEGSEDDEELDDDESLEFGDEDDEGLSLGSEDEDMEEGEDEDDEDEEEDEEDGSDAADSDLNPDVDMDGSDDDGFAAGPSKPRKKSKHATLDDEFFSIDDFNRLTEEQEATHVTGGHLGGDDEEEAELDDIGAMFLVEGDEDAPLMYSDFFEPPKRAEAPAKGHVKKTTKKGKSARFAEEMDEEDDDEDELVDETRETMSRVKSDLFEDSEDEEESEQTLSTHERRQRELAAQIAELEQEAIGPKDWTLLGEASSRARPENSLLEEHLDFEQVQKVVPVITEDTVASLEELIKKRILDNNFDSPVRVRAFEPTPFLPSRFFDLQDTKSTQSLAQIYENEYQAAAAGGKAADPRDEKLRKEHDEIDRLWNEVCYKLDALSSLNFVPKAPKAQITTIDNIATTSLETALPSSQAATTMLAPQELFGGPKASELTARSEQTPEEAHAARAKARRAKKAQTARLGATAGLYGKKRQSVREQKDEAMKSLVKSGKGVTVVGKGEQEEAKRKRREANTTDSKRLKL
- the ALG13 gene encoding UDP-N-acetylglucosamine transferase subunit ALG13, with the protein product MPRSLFVTVGSTRFQALTDAVLSPSALDALSSVGVTTLVVQLGSADIPAHVGVGAQGGEWAHGALGVTVLRYTVDAAHMARLLAASDAVVSHAGAGSILQVLRLPRPLLVVPNTALMDNHQQELADALRAGDYLTVASVDHLLDGLKRLLANPETKPFPAFEPARFRSILDETAGFA
- the RET3 gene encoding Coatomer subunit zeta, translated to MANLSLYTVTALLILDADGNRVLAKYYAPPHDTAGTFAAELGVGAGGPGQAGLQTLKEQRAFEKSVWEKTRRGAGDIHPLPPHLVLSRATTDLHFHIVGSLATSNELMLQGALTAFHDAVSLLLRGQIEKRNVLESLDLVLLAADETVDDGIILETDAAAIASRVSRPKPDTTDIVINEQTLLNAYSTFKERVTQRIGQL